From the genome of Litorilinea aerophila:
CGTCGGAGAGCCGTAATTGGAGCAGGGTGAAGACCAGGATGATCAGGAACAGGAGCCAGGCCAGCGCCGAGGCAAAGCCCATACGGAACTGTTCAAAACCCAGCCGATACAGGTAGAGCACGACAAAGAGGGTCGCATGTTGGGGGCCGCCGTTGGTCAACAGGTAGGCGCTGGTGAAAACCTGGAACGAGCCGATGATGCCCAGCACCAGGTTGAACAGGATCACGGGCGAGAGCATGGGTAATGTGACGGCTCGAAAGCTGTGCCACCAGTTGGCGCCATCGATCTCGGCCGCGTCGTAGAGGGAACGGGGAATCCCCTGCAGGCCGGCCAGAAAGATCACCATGGTGTTGCCCACCCCCCATAGACTCATCAAAATGAAGGATGGTTTGGCCGTTTCCGGTGCCCAGATCCACTGGGATTCGGGCAGACCCAGCATGCGGAGCAACTGGTTGGCCAGCCCCACTTCGGGGTTGAAGACCCAGAACCAGAGCACCGCGCTGGCTACGGCCGGCATCACCGACGGCAGATAGAAAAAGGTGCGAAACAGGGATTGGAACCGGATCTGCATGGTCAGCAGCATGGCCGATCCCAGGGCCACCATCAGGGACAAGGGAACACTGATGAAGGTGTAGTAGGCAGTGTTCCAAAGGGAAATGCC
Proteins encoded in this window:
- a CDS encoding carbohydrate ABC transporter permease translates to MAKTQLSNLRRQEMIDGYLFIAPWLIGFVLWVAGPMIASIILAFMEWDLFSPPKWVGIQNFEQLFTTRLVGISLWNTAYYTFISVPLSLMVALGSAMLLTMQIRFQSLFRTFFYLPSVMPAVASAVLWFWVFNPEVGLANQLLRMLGLPESQWIWAPETAKPSFILMSLWGVGNTMVIFLAGLQGIPRSLYDAAEIDGANWWHSFRAVTLPMLSPVILFNLVLGIIGSFQVFTSAYLLTNGGPQHATLFVVLYLYRLGFEQFRMGFASALAWLLFLIILVFTLLQLRLSDAWVYYEGGET